A stretch of Mus caroli chromosome 5, CAROLI_EIJ_v1.1, whole genome shotgun sequence DNA encodes these proteins:
- the LOC110294695 gene encoding LOW QUALITY PROTEIN: voltage-dependent anion-selective channel protein 1-like (The sequence of the model RefSeq protein was modified relative to this genomic sequence to represent the inferred CDS: deleted 1 base in 1 codon): MAMPPTYADLGKSARDVFTKGYGFGLIKLDLKTKSENGLEFTSSGSANTETTKVNGSLETKYRWTEYGLTFTEKWNTDNTLGTEITVEDQLARGLKLTFDSSFSPNTGKKNAKIKTGYKREHINLGCDVDFDIAGPSIRGALVLGYEGWLAGYQMNYETSKFRVTQSNFAVGYKTDEFQLHTNVNDGTEFGGSIYQKVNKKLETAVNLAWTAGNSNTRFGIAAKYQVNPDACFSAKVNNSSLIGLGYTQNLKPGIKLMLSALLDGKNVNAGGHKLGLGLEFQA, encoded by the exons ATGGCTATGCCTCCCACATACGCCGATCTTGGCAAGTCCGCCAGAGATGTCTTCACCAAGGGCTACGGCTTTGGCTTAATAAAACTTGATTTGAAAAC gaagtcagagaATGGATTGGAATTTACCAGCTCAGGCTCTGCCAACACGGAAACCACCAAAGTGAACGGCAGCCTGGAAACCAAGTACAGATGGACTGAGTATGGGCTGACGTTTACAGAGAAGTGGAACACAGACAACACCCTGGGCACTGAGATCACTGTGGAAGACCAGCTTGCTCGTGGACTGAAACTCACCTTTGATTCGTCATTCTCGCCgaacact gggaaaaaaaatgctaaaatcaAGACAGGGTACAAGAGGGAGCACATCAACCTAGGCTGTGACGTGGACTTTGACATCGCTGGGCCCTCGATCCGGGGAGCTCTGGTGCTTGGCTATGAGGGTTGGCTGGCTGGTTACCAGATGAATTATGAGACCTCGAAGTTCCGAGTGACCCAGAGCAACTTCGCAGTTGGCTATAAGACGGATGAATTCCAGCTTCATACTAATGTGAATGACGGGACAGAGTTTGGTGGGTCCATTTACCAGAAAGTGAACAAGAAGTTGGAGACTGCTGTCAATCTCGCCTGGACTGCAGGAAACAGTAACACTCGCTTTGGAATAGCAGCCAAGTATCAGGTCAATCCTGATGCCTGCTTTTCGGCCAAAGTGAACAACTCTAGCCTGATTGGCTTAGGGTACACTCAGAACCTAAAACCAGGTATCAAACTGATGTTATCAGCCCTGCTCGACGGCAAGAACGTCAATGCGGGTGGCCACAAGCTTGGCCTAGGACTGGAATTTCAAGCATAA